Within the Solwaraspora sp. WMMA2056 genome, the region TCGTCCGGTGACGATTCGTAGCTCCCGGTCCGGCCGGCGTGCTCGATCGACAGCACGCCGCCGGCCGACTCCGACGGCAACGTCACCACCAGGGTGCCGATCATCGCATCAGCCTTCTCCGAATCCTGATGTGGCGCGAAGAACTGGCCGGGCGCGTACACCAGCATCGAGTGCAGCTCGGCGACCAGCTCGCACCCCTGCGGCAGGCCGAGGTCGGCCCGGAGCTGGTCCAGCATCGGGTGGAGCGTCTCGTGCCACCGCTGTTCGTCGATGTCGACGAGGCTCGTCGGGACTTCCCACGTGTCGCGCACCCCGGCGTCCGTCAGCGTCTGCTCACCCTTGCCGAACCTGGCCGGCCGGCCAACTGAGCACAGCTGCTTCGCCTGCTCGGCGGCCGCCGGCAAGGCGATCGGCCCGACACCGCGCACCGCGAGCCTCAGACCATGGGGTGACGCGGTACGACGTGCGCTGAACGCGCCAGCCGGGCCAACGGTGCCCAGTAGCGCGGCCAGTCGGTCAGGCGGGGTCACGGGGGATGCTGGCACGCGCAGACTCTAGGCCAGACAATCCGGTAGGGCCACTCGCACGTCCGTTCAGCGGACAACCGGTGCGACAGTCGACTATGGGCAGGATGATCACGCGCTACTGGGCACCGGACAGGTCGGCGAGGAGGGTGTCGAGGACCAGCTCCTCCTCGACCCGCGTACCGTGCCGGCTCATCGCAGCGGTCAGCTCCGCGTCCCAGCCGGCGTCGACCGGCCGGCCGGTCAGCGTCCCCGACACGGCGCCCACCACGGCCGCGCCCGCCACCGCCGCCCGGTACGCGGCGGCGTCGTAGCGCCACGGCTGCCACGGCACCCGGGAGCGCAACAGGTTGGCGATCCGTACCCCGCCCCAGTCGAAGTCGCCGTGGTAGCGCAACCGCGCGCCACCGGCCGTCAGGCCGGTCAGCAGCCGCAGCGCCGCCGTGCTCGGCTGGCCGTTGACGCAGACCAGCGGCGGACACTCCGGACCGAGCAGATCGGCCGCCGCGGCCAGCACCGTCGGGTTCTCGCAGACGTGGACGGTGCCGGCCGGGAAAGTCGACCGCTCCCGGCCGAGTTGGCGCAGGGTCAGCACTAGCGGCTCACCGGCCGTCGCGGCGGGCGCCGTCAGGGCGGACAGCCGGCTGCCCGGACTCGCCACGACGTTGAGCGTCAGTACGGTCGACGATAGTTCGTCGACAAGGACACCGGCGCTGTCCCACAGCGCCCGCCGCCGCTGCGCCGGGGACGTCGGTTCGTCGTCCCCGGGCCACCAGACGGCCCGCACCGCCGACAGTACGAGGGTGGCCAGTGGACGGTCGGCGTCGAGGGCGTGCGCGTCGCCGGTGGTCTGCGCGGCGAGCCGGGCCAACGGAGCACCGTCGGCAGGCAACGCCGCCAGCACCGCGACCAGGTGTTCGACGAGCCGGGCCGCCGCGTCCGGCGTACCGGACAGTCGGCGGGCCAGCGCGACCGTGGTGCGGTCGCCGCACCAGTCGGCCAGGTGCGGCGCGCGGCGGCCGAGCCGGTCCAACGGCTCCAGCACGGTACGCCATGCGGCGTCGGCGGCGGCGCGGACCTCGGCGGTCACCGGCACCGGCCCGAGGAGGGTCTCGACGGCGGCGGCCAGCCCGTCCGGGTGCAGGCCGCTGCGGCGGACCACCTGGTCGAGGTCGTCGAGGTTGACCGTCAGCGAGGTGCCCCGGGCGGGTGGCCGCCCAAGCAGCCGTTGCACCGCCAGCCGCTCGGCCGGTGTCGGCTGGCTCAGCGAGATCGTGCCGGTCAGCGGCCGGCCGTGGGCCATCCGCTGGCGGACCCGCTGCACGACCCGTTCGGTGTCGGCCCCGCCGAGCTGCCGGCGCAGCCGATCGAGATCCGGCCCAACCACATCGAGATCCGGCCCGACCACATCGCCGTCCGGTGCGGTCACTCGGCGGACCACAGAGCGGGCTGCTCCGAGCCGTCAGGTCCGGTCGGGTCCGGTCGGGTCGGGTCGGGTTCGCCGTCCGGGCGGGTCGGTCGCTGCTGCGGTACCGCCAGCTCGGCCCGAGGCATCCGGTGCCGTTCCCGCCCGTCCCACCGCCACGGGGTGACCAGGACGGCGTCGATGCCGTCGTGCCGGGCCAGCTGCGCGATGCCCAGTCCGGGCACCTGCGGATAGCAGCCCCACTCCCGTTCGCTGGTCATCACCACGTCCAGGTCGAAGGTGGCGAGCAGCCCGAGGCACTTGGCCCGGGAGTCGTCGTCGACCCCGGCGAACGCCTCGTCGAGGGCGATCAGCCGCGGCGCGTGCGCATTGCCCGCCGACCCGTAGTACGAGGACGCGGCGGCGAACAGTGGGATGCTGGCGGCCAGCACCCGTTCACCACCGGAGGCCGGGCCGGTGGCCGGCCGCCACTGCCCGTCCTGGTGGCGTTGGATTGCGAACTCGTGCCAGGCCCGGTAGTCCAACGCCCGGGTGAGCTGCTCGTGCCAGGTCGCCGCCTCGTCGCGCAGCCGTTCCCGGCTGATCTGTTCCTGCAGGAACGCGCCGATCGCTCGACGGTCGGCGTCGTTCCAGACGTCGGTGCTCTGCCGCAGCTGCCGGGCGCGCAGCTCGGCCAGGCCGGGCGGGGCGTCGCGGGTGGGCCGCCACAGCAGCCGCAGCCGCATGCCGGTGGAGGTGGGCCGCTCCTCCAGCTCGCCGTTCATCGTCGCAACCTGCTGCTCGGCGCCGGCGACCAGCTCCTGCAACGCTCCGGCGACCTCGTTGACCAGGTGGGTCTCCAGCACCTCCCGCTCGTGGGCGGAGAGCACCCGCTGCCGTTCGTCGATCTCGGTGACCAGGGCGGCGGACAGGTCCGCGACGGAGCGGCCGTGCCCCTGGAACACCACCTCCACGATCATGGTGTCCTCGCGGACGGCGGGCAGCACCTGGTGTCCGTGCCGGGACAGGCTGTCGGTGAGCACCTTCATGTCCAGGCTGACCTGGTGCTGGATCCGTTCCCAGGGGCGGTCACCGTCGTCGACGTCGGCGAGCAGCCGGTCGACGCCGCGCGCCACGGCCACCGCCGGGGTCGTCGCCCACGGCTGTCGGGTGTCCGGTAGTTCCTGCTCGGGGCAGGCCAGGGCGATCAGGCCGGTGTCGGCGAAGGCCCGCAGCACTTCGACGGCGGCGTCCCGGGTGGCGGTGGCCCCGTCGAGTTCCTCGGTCAGCCGGTCCCGTCGCCCGTCGGCGTCGCCCCGGGCACCCCAGGCGTCGCGTTCGCGCTGCCGGGTCTCCCGGCTTTCCCGCTGGCACTCCTGCTCGGCGTCGGCCACCTCGCGGAGCTGGCGTTCCAGGTCGGCGACGGTCGCGCCGGCGGTCGCGTCCAACGTCTCGAACTCCACCCGGGCCAGCCGGGCCGCCTCGGCCGCCTCGGCCGCCTCGATCGCGGCCGGTTCGAGCTTCTCCTGCTTCTCCTCGTAGGTGCGGGACGCCTCAGCGCGGCGGCGCGTCGCATCGCGTACCCCGGTCAGGGTGGGCCACCAGGCGGCCAACGTCACCTGGTAGTCCTGCAGCCCGTCGCGAACCTCCGCCAGCCCGTCGGCGTCGTGTGGCAGACCCACGTCGTCGGCGAACTCGGTCGCCTCGGCCAGCGCCGTCTGCGCCGCCGAGACCGCCGTACGGTGCCTCGCCGCCGCCTCGTCACGTCGGCAGGCGGTGTCCCGGCGCAACTGGTGGGCGCCACGGACCAGGGTGTGCGCCTCGCGTAGTGGCTGGTCGGAGGGGAGACTCTCGGTCTCGTGGCCGACCGCCCGCCGACGTTCGTCCAGTCTGGTGCGTTGCTCGGCGAGGTCGGCCGACACGGCAGCGAGTTCGTCGGACTCGGCGCGCAGCGCAGCGATCCGGGCCCGGCGGGCCGCTTCCCGGGCGCCGTCGCCGATGTGCTCCGCGTCCGGTTTGGTCCACCGCCCGGTGACGACGCCGATGCCGAAGCCGCCGTCGGTGTCGGCCCAGGTCGCCGCACCGGACTCCGCGCCGAGGCCGATCGCGGCGAGGACGGCGGCGACGGTCGGCCCGGTCAGCGCGGCGGCGTGCGGGTCGGCGTCGTC harbors:
- a CDS encoding TIGR02679 family protein — encoded protein: MTAPDGDVVGPDLDVVGPDLDRLRRQLGGADTERVVQRVRQRMAHGRPLTGTISLSQPTPAERLAVQRLLGRPPARGTSLTVNLDDLDQVVRRSGLHPDGLAAAVETLLGPVPVTAEVRAAADAAWRTVLEPLDRLGRRAPHLADWCGDRTTVALARRLSGTPDAAARLVEHLVAVLAALPADGAPLARLAAQTTGDAHALDADRPLATLVLSAVRAVWWPGDDEPTSPAQRRRALWDSAGVLVDELSSTVLTLNVVASPGSRLSALTAPAATAGEPLVLTLRQLGRERSTFPAGTVHVCENPTVLAAAADLLGPECPPLVCVNGQPSTAALRLLTGLTAGGARLRYHGDFDWGGVRIANLLRSRVPWQPWRYDAAAYRAAVAGAAVVGAVSGTLTGRPVDAGWDAELTAAMSRHGTRVEEELVLDTLLADLSGAQ
- a CDS encoding TIGR02680 family protein, producing the protein MTAAATTAAPTSMLDRELPVPDRERWQPLRAGLVDIFYYDQEEFHFHGGSLLLRGNNGTGKSKVLALTVPFLLDGELTPYRVEPDGDPHKRMEWNLLLGGRHPHPERTGYTWLEFGRRDADGTARYLTIGCGLKAVAGRGIARHWYFVTSQRVGADLQLLTPTGTAATRDRLRDAIGPVGMLYDRAVDYRRAVDEALFGLGDRYDALVSLLIKLRQPQLSKRPDEKTLSRALGDALPPLDENLIAQVAEAFRGLDDERETLTELRETKKAADDFLTRYRQYARIATKRKAAVLRQQHSRYEQLGRELGDAQRAHEQADRAVRQAEVRLAELDARATELQARRRALAESPEARTAEHLRRLREAADQRATFADQQAKRLRDVEAEAARTRRTAEQTAQELQSAQRDEAAARTRVAGGAAAARIADRHRDRVLAALPDDSAHGLDEARRAAGQLVQDRRAALRTLDRLRAAAESARTLADRAREEVDRLDAEVAAADEAVTDAETAAAEQGETLVRRTGEYLTGLVELSIADPEAVLGRLDSWVSTLDGDNPAAREVTAASRAAAEAIARADAAVEAEQRRVADRVGEIDAELRRLTDGAHQPPPAPHTRSPQLRLDRPGAPLWRVVDFVEGVPPQVRAGIEAALEAAGVLDAWIDPDGTVRDPDSGDALLRPTDEVATNLGTLLRPAIDDADPHAAALTGPTVAAVLAAIGLGAESGAATWADTDGGFGIGVVTGRWTKPDAEHIGDGAREAARRARIAALRAESDELAAVSADLAEQRTRLDERRRAVGHETESLPSDQPLREAHTLVRGAHQLRRDTACRRDEAAARHRTAVSAAQTALAEATEFADDVGLPHDADGLAEVRDGLQDYQVTLAAWWPTLTGVRDATRRRAEASRTYEEKQEKLEPAAIEAAEAAEAARLARVEFETLDATAGATVADLERQLREVADAEQECQRESRETRQRERDAWGARGDADGRRDRLTEELDGATATRDAAVEVLRAFADTGLIALACPEQELPDTRQPWATTPAVAVARGVDRLLADVDDGDRPWERIQHQVSLDMKVLTDSLSRHGHQVLPAVREDTMIVEVVFQGHGRSVADLSAALVTEIDERQRVLSAHEREVLETHLVNEVAGALQELVAGAEQQVATMNGELEERPTSTGMRLRLLWRPTRDAPPGLAELRARQLRQSTDVWNDADRRAIGAFLQEQISRERLRDEAATWHEQLTRALDYRAWHEFAIQRHQDGQWRPATGPASGGERVLAASIPLFAAASSYYGSAGNAHAPRLIALDEAFAGVDDDSRAKCLGLLATFDLDVVMTSEREWGCYPQVPGLGIAQLARHDGIDAVLVTPWRWDGRERHRMPRAELAVPQQRPTRPDGEPDPTRPDPTGPDGSEQPALWSAE